A stretch of Gemmatimonas aurantiaca T-27 DNA encodes these proteins:
- a CDS encoding peptidylprolyl isomerase: MPTSVLPHESPLTTPSGMRARMGGRSVAAMLSMAALWLLSGCARAGSGPVISTADVPVNGESAALREARLLSMVDQRQADTLLIDQLLRDPDAARRARATLAIGQVRLRARFPVLRQLLVDGDTSIAANAAFAMGIARDTAGVVALARAVAGAPSPVAREAAWALGEIGEPARTVLAVALGEGQARPLQSSTSAQRSADVRAALVLATVKLRPAPIALVSPWLADSSAEVVRSAAYVIGRLRAPSGARAVMTVRAHRDEEVRQHVARTLNKATVGDSLATPAREALRTLVSDPSERVRVNAVRSLATFGPSIVDQVEPLLRDSAPNVRMAAAEVIGEALAKDGARWQRAWDADTALAVRRLLLGQARRLEVNVAPGIEATWAANPDWQYRVASVAIVDRESPAGRRDTAVAVRLLEDRDARVQRAARARLGRRDSTAAARAPRSTTPLPRPLADYEALARRYVLSRTPPRAYIDTDHGTITLELFGREAPLVVEAFIRLAQNGTYRNTTFHRVVPNFVVQDGDASGDGSGESGFTLRESWTRQRHERGCLGLATSGPDTGGSQYYMCHSTQPHLDGGYTVFGRVIDGFAAMDRVVQGDRMLRIRVP; this comes from the coding sequence ATGCCAACTAGTGTGTTGCCCCACGAATCTCCCCTCACAACACCATCCGGCATGCGAGCACGCATGGGTGGACGTTCCGTTGCGGCGATGCTGAGCATGGCCGCGCTGTGGCTGCTCAGTGGCTGCGCCCGTGCCGGGAGCGGTCCCGTGATTTCCACCGCCGATGTACCGGTGAATGGTGAAAGCGCAGCCTTGCGGGAGGCGCGGCTCTTGTCGATGGTCGATCAACGGCAGGCCGATACGCTGCTGATCGACCAGTTGCTGCGCGATCCGGATGCGGCACGACGGGCGCGGGCTACGTTGGCGATTGGTCAGGTGCGTCTGCGTGCGCGTTTCCCGGTTTTGCGGCAACTGTTGGTGGACGGGGATACGAGTATTGCCGCCAACGCGGCGTTTGCGATGGGCATTGCGCGAGACACCGCCGGCGTTGTCGCACTCGCACGCGCCGTGGCGGGCGCACCATCGCCGGTGGCCCGTGAGGCGGCGTGGGCATTGGGGGAAATCGGCGAGCCGGCGCGTACCGTGCTCGCGGTGGCTCTCGGAGAAGGACAGGCGCGGCCGCTGCAGTCCAGCACCTCAGCACAACGCTCGGCCGATGTGCGGGCTGCCCTCGTGCTTGCCACGGTGAAGCTACGCCCGGCGCCTATTGCCCTGGTCTCGCCTTGGCTTGCCGATTCATCGGCTGAGGTGGTGCGTTCGGCGGCATATGTCATCGGACGCCTGCGAGCGCCTTCGGGTGCTCGTGCCGTGATGACCGTGCGTGCGCACCGGGACGAAGAGGTGCGGCAGCACGTGGCGCGTACGCTGAACAAGGCCACCGTCGGTGACTCACTGGCGACGCCGGCTCGGGAGGCGCTGCGCACACTGGTGAGCGATCCGAGCGAGCGGGTGCGTGTGAATGCGGTGCGCAGTCTGGCCACCTTTGGTCCGTCAATCGTCGATCAGGTCGAGCCGCTGCTTCGCGACTCGGCCCCCAATGTCCGCATGGCCGCGGCGGAAGTGATCGGCGAGGCCTTGGCCAAGGACGGTGCCCGATGGCAGCGCGCCTGGGATGCCGACACGGCATTGGCGGTGCGCCGTCTGCTGCTGGGGCAAGCGCGTCGCCTCGAGGTCAACGTGGCTCCCGGCATCGAAGCGACCTGGGCGGCCAATCCGGACTGGCAATATCGAGTGGCATCTGTTGCCATAGTGGATCGTGAATCACCCGCGGGACGTCGCGACACCGCAGTCGCCGTCCGCTTGCTGGAGGACCGCGATGCACGGGTGCAGCGCGCCGCGCGTGCCCGACTGGGACGGCGGGACAGTACCGCCGCCGCGCGGGCGCCGCGCAGCACCACGCCGCTTCCTCGGCCGCTCGCCGACTATGAAGCATTGGCACGACGATATGTGCTCTCGCGCACACCACCACGTGCGTACATCGACACCGATCACGGGACGATCACGCTCGAGTTGTTCGGTCGGGAAGCACCGCTCGTAGTGGAGGCGTTCATCAGGCTGGCGCAGAACGGCACGTACCGGAACACCACCTTCCACCGCGTGGTACCCAATTTTGTGGTGCAGGATGGTGACGCGAGTGGCGATGGATCGGGAGAGTCCGGTTTTACGCTCCGCGAGAGCTGGACCCGTCAACGACATGAGCGTGGCTGCCTCGGGCTGGCCACATCGGGTCCGGATACCGGTGGCAGTCAGTATTACATGTGCCACTCTACCCAGCCGCACCTCGATGGCGGTTACACCGTCTTCGGTCGTGTGATCGACGGATTTGCGGCCATGGATCGTGTGGTGCAAGGCGATCGCATGCTGCGTATTCGAGTCCCCTGA
- the lptE gene encoding LPS assembly lipoprotein LptE, translating into MCRAALLATAALVVPACYSFSGGGGLPRSIKTVAIQPFDNQTASPELQREVFEELRKVLRDRLNLREAPEARADLVVRGVIAKYDVDLPAGASADGRQTTTNRRRLQLALDVEIIEQATGRELLKKSGMQREGQYAEGSEKTGRRNALESLMNDIVEGVQSQW; encoded by the coding sequence ATGTGTCGCGCTGCCCTTCTCGCCACAGCGGCGCTGGTGGTGCCGGCGTGTTACAGCTTCTCCGGCGGCGGCGGACTTCCCCGCAGCATCAAGACGGTGGCCATTCAGCCATTCGACAACCAGACCGCATCACCGGAACTGCAGCGCGAAGTCTTCGAGGAGTTGCGCAAGGTGCTGCGGGATCGGTTGAACCTGCGCGAAGCGCCCGAGGCACGCGCTGATCTGGTGGTGCGGGGCGTCATCGCCAAGTACGACGTGGATCTGCCAGCCGGTGCCAGTGCCGACGGACGGCAGACCACCACCAATCGCCGACGACTGCAACTCGCGCTCGATGTGGAGATCATCGAACAGGCCACCGGGCGCGAACTGTTGAAGAAGAGCGGCATGCAGCGTGAAGGGCAGTATGCGGAAGGATCCGAAAAGACCGGACGCCGCAATGCCCTCGAGAGCCTCATGAATGACATCGTCGAAGGGGTGCAGTCGCAATGGTGA
- the rfaE2 gene encoding D-glycero-beta-D-manno-heptose 1-phosphate adenylyltransferase: MVTRDGPRRPESKVMGWDAAAEWRQQVRGAVVFTNGVFDLVHPGHVEVLDMARREGAALIVGVNSDASVQRLKGPTRPVRTVAERAMVLAALEAVDAVVVFGEDTPQALVECLQPDVIVKGGDYAPETIVGADVVTARGGRVVVVPLVPDQSTTSIIEKLRV; encoded by the coding sequence ATGGTGACACGCGACGGGCCCCGTCGACCGGAGAGCAAAGTGATGGGCTGGGATGCCGCAGCCGAGTGGCGCCAGCAGGTGCGCGGTGCGGTCGTATTCACCAACGGTGTGTTCGATTTGGTGCATCCGGGGCATGTCGAGGTGCTCGACATGGCGCGGCGCGAAGGCGCGGCGCTGATTGTTGGCGTGAACAGCGATGCCTCGGTGCAGAGGCTCAAAGGGCCTACGCGACCGGTGCGCACCGTGGCCGAGCGTGCCATGGTACTGGCCGCGCTCGAAGCGGTCGATGCGGTGGTGGTATTCGGGGAGGATACACCGCAGGCGCTGGTGGAATGCCTACAGCCTGATGTCATCGTCAAGGGCGGTGATTATGCTCCCGAGACCATCGTCGGGGCCGATGTTGTGACGGCTCGCGGTGGTCGTGTTGTCGTGGTTCCACTGGTGCCCGATCAATCCACCACCTCGATCATCGAGAAACTGCGTGTCTGA
- the rph gene encoding ribonuclease PH, whose product MSEIFIPQSRTERSNEALRPVSLERGAVLYAEGSCLISFGKTRVLCAASVETGVPGWKKGSGEGWVTAEYAMLPRATRTRSSRERQQVGGRTQEIQRLIGRSVRAMLDDYRFGEFTIKVDCDVLQADGGTRTAAITGACVAVQDAFNWMVSTGRIIASPVKRRVAAISVGMVDGEVRLDLDYEEDVRAGVDMNVVMSSEGRFVEVQGTGEHGTFSRQELDGLLGTAVAGIEQLLEAQTRVLAGPVRA is encoded by the coding sequence GTGTCTGAGATTTTCATCCCGCAATCCCGCACAGAACGATCCAACGAGGCGTTGCGCCCCGTATCCCTCGAACGAGGTGCGGTGCTCTATGCCGAAGGCTCGTGCCTGATCTCGTTCGGCAAGACGCGCGTCTTGTGCGCCGCATCGGTCGAGACGGGCGTGCCCGGATGGAAGAAGGGCAGTGGCGAAGGCTGGGTAACGGCCGAGTATGCGATGTTGCCGCGTGCCACACGTACGCGCTCGTCCCGCGAACGGCAACAGGTGGGCGGGCGTACGCAGGAGATTCAGCGTCTGATCGGGCGCAGTGTGCGGGCCATGCTCGATGACTACCGCTTCGGTGAGTTCACCATCAAAGTCGATTGTGATGTGCTCCAGGCGGATGGCGGGACACGTACGGCGGCGATTACCGGTGCGTGTGTGGCCGTGCAGGACGCATTCAACTGGATGGTGAGCACGGGACGCATCATCGCGTCGCCGGTGAAGCGTCGGGTGGCCGCGATCAGCGTCGGGATGGTCGACGGCGAGGTGCGCCTCGATCTCGACTACGAGGAGGATGTGCGCGCTGGTGTCGACATGAACGTCGTGATGAGCAGTGAAGGGCGTTTCGTGGAGGTGCAGGGCACCGGCGAACACGGCACCTTCTCGCGACAAGAGTTGGATGGACTGCTCGGCACGGCGGTGGCCGGGATCGAACAGCTTCTCGAAGCGCAGACCCGAGTGTTGGCAGGACCTGTTCGCGCGTGA
- a CDS encoding non-canonical purine NTP pyrophosphatase, which translates to MNTSSVPSLRPFTPQPLLLATRSDGKRRELAALFLQAGIAVETLRDVFLPEAPEEALLEVHATFEDNALAKAQYFATLTQRVVVADDSGLCVDALEGRPGVHSKRWSGRDDLDGPALDAVNNVFLQDALRSAAEQGRTTRTAHYVCAAAAVWPREALYECTVATGSTSGVILDVPRGAEGFGYDPYFASTPLGGRTFAEVTRDEKAGVSHRGAAIRALLERLRVKGAFDLCEKV; encoded by the coding sequence GTGAACACGTCGAGTGTGCCGTCGTTGCGGCCCTTCACGCCGCAGCCGTTGTTGTTGGCGACACGGAGTGACGGGAAGCGGCGCGAGCTGGCCGCGTTGTTCCTGCAGGCTGGCATCGCCGTGGAGACATTGCGCGATGTCTTTCTGCCCGAAGCGCCGGAAGAAGCCTTGCTGGAAGTGCACGCCACGTTTGAAGACAACGCACTGGCCAAGGCGCAGTATTTCGCGACGCTTACACAGCGAGTGGTGGTGGCGGACGATTCCGGACTCTGCGTTGATGCGCTCGAGGGACGTCCTGGCGTGCATAGCAAGCGATGGAGTGGTCGCGATGACCTCGATGGCCCCGCGCTCGACGCGGTGAACAACGTGTTTCTGCAGGACGCCTTACGGAGTGCCGCCGAGCAGGGGCGAACGACACGAACGGCACACTACGTGTGCGCCGCGGCCGCTGTGTGGCCACGTGAGGCGCTGTACGAATGCACGGTGGCCACGGGAAGCACATCGGGGGTGATTCTCGATGTGCCGCGTGGCGCGGAGGGTTTTGGCTACGATCCGTACTTCGCATCCACGCCGTTGGGAGGTCGCACTTTCGCGGAGGTCACGCGCGATGAGAAGGCAGGTGTCAGTCATCGTGGCGCGGCGATTCGTGCGTTGCTCGAACGGTTGCGTGTGAAGGGCGCGTTCGATCTCTGCGAGAAAGTGTGA